TAAAATAACGTTGCTGGTTACCAGGCTCCGGTTACCAGGTAAGCCAGCGCCTGTTGCAAAATTATCGAGTAGGAAGTAAGGGATTACTTCCCTTACTGTCCTCTCACACCACCGTACGTGCCGTTCGGCATACGGCGGTTCATTAAACATAAACAGTTTTAGAAGGCTTTACAATGTCTGTTAGACTAGTGAAGCCTTCTTTCTTTAAGTAGCTGTTACTCATGGCACGCCGAAGCATCGGACTTTGTACGCTTCGCCATTTCCCTTTACGAATATTACCCCATTGGTATGCCTGATTTGGGCTTATCCCTAATTTTATCAACTCCGCAATTCGGGTGCGGGGCTTTTTCCATTGCTGCCAATAGCACAGGCGTAGCCGGCTTCTGACCCACATGTCCAGTTCTTCAAACACCGATTTTGTCTCACTTAGCTTAAAGTAATTTCCCCAACCCTGGTTCAGTTGGCGGGTGCGCTCCATACGCATTGGCATACTATAAGGTTTGCTTCGGCATGTAATTGCACGAACTTTGTCCTTATAAACTGCAATGCTTTTGCGATGGACGCTTATTCCCCTTTCACCTTTCTTATGATAGAAGGTGAACCCCAGCAGTTTCATCAGCCACGGACGCGTTACACTGCTTTTGACCGCATTTACTACTAGCTTCAATTCCTTTTCTATGTAACGGGTAATGCTTTCCATTACCCGATCACCAGCACGTTTGCTCTTTACGTAAATACTACAATCATCAGCGTATCTTACATACCTCAGGCCTCGCTTTTCCAGCTCTTTGTCCAATTTATCAAGGATAATGTTGGACAGCAGTGGACTTAGCGGGCCGCCTTGAGGTACCCCTTGTTTACAGGGTATACGGTTGGCACCTTCCGCTATCTCACTTCTAAGTATTTTGTGGATCAATTTTAGAACCCGCTTGTCCGTTATTCGACGGCTCAACTCATTCATCAGATAATCATGGTTCACCCGATCGAAGAACTGCGACAGGTCAAGGTCTACCACGTGGCTGTAGCCAGCATTGATGTATTCCTTTGCTTTTAAGGCTGCCTGATGGGCATTCTTTTCACTGCGGAACCCATAACTATTTTCTGAGAACGTAGGTTCGTACTGCTTCACCAATACTTGGGAGATTGCTTGTTGGATTAACCGGTCCATGTAGGTTGGTATTCCTAAATGACGTTCACCGCCATTGGGCTTAGGGATCGTTACCCGCTTAACCGCTTGCGGTTGATAGCTCCCGTTTTCCAGCTGGGATTTAACCTGCACCCATGCCCCGTCAAGCTGCAGTTTGAAGTCTTTGGCTTCAACTCCATCAATACCAGCAGCTCCCTTATTGCCAGTCACCCGGTCATAAGCTGCGAGCATATTGGGCCTGCTTAAGATTTCTTCCAGTAACATCTCATCTACTTTCTTTTTTTTTTCTCTCCTGCTTCCTTGTTTCTTTCCTTCTTTCAAGACGATCGCTCAGCGCTCCCTGGTACCCTTCTGCTTCCAGCATAGCTCTTGCAGGGCAGCTCTCTATTCAGAGTTTTCTGCTTTCTTGACGATCATCCCAGTTCCAGAGTTACTCCGCGGACGTTTAATGTTCGGCCCTTCCCTCGTTCTTCAGGTACTACGGCCTCGGCTGACTTCTGTTAAACAAGCATATATCGCTATATACTCTTGCTCCTTCGGGCGGCGCTTCTCCCTCCGTCCACCGTTTAACAGATCTCCCCGGGTAAGGTGCGCAAACTTTCTCTCCATATACCTGTCAGATATACAGCTGTCTGTTTCAGATAGTTTAGGGCTTTGTTTTGTTAAGCAAACTCGCCCACAGATAACTGCCTCATCTGCTTCCTGTTCGTCAGGCCGGAGATTTACCGCCGGCTTCCTTCAGATTCCTCCTCCGGGTAGAGCGATTCGTTGCCTCCCCGCTCCCCCACAGACCCGTGCGAGCAGATTTCCTGCACACGGTTCCTCCACATTTACGGTCTCGCTAAAAGACGATTGTGATAGATTCTAGGTCTCTCTAAAGGCAACCATTCTTCCGTTAGCTTTATAATCTTTTCCCATATCCATACCCTTTTGCCACCGCGGCGGTTAAGCCATTTGTGCAATAGTCGTTGGGTTTGGCGATAGTACGAGTTAAGCCTTCGGCTGTTGAATGTTATTCCATAGTAGACGTAATGGCCTCGAAGTTTCTGGTTTATTCCGGTTAACAATTCCTGTATTCCTATTTTATCTCTATTGTTTCTTATCCATTCACTCATCCGATTCAATGAGGCATTTAATTTCTTGCTACTGGTCTTACGTTTAAGGATACATTTGCCTTTGCGGCTAAAACCCATGTGGTGGCAGAAGCCTAAAAAGTCAAATGTGTTCTTTTCCTGGTCTGGTCCTCCCTTTTTTGTTGTCAAGTCTATTAGCTTGGTTTTCTCAGGATGCAGCATCAGTCCATATTTCCCTAAGCGTTTGGGTAGCACATGCATCACCCGTAACGCGTCTTCCTTGTTGGTAAATCCTAACAGAAAGTCGTCAGCAAAACGGATAAGAAAACTATCGCCTTTCAGTAGCGGTCGTATCTGTTGATAGAACCATTCGTCTAGTACATAGTGCAGATACACGTTACTGATTAAGGGTGAGATGCTCCCCCCTTGTGGGGTCCCTTCAGTCGGATACACAAGTTGTCCGTTATCCAGTATGCCGGCTTTGAGCCATTTGTCGATCATCTTTCTAATCACGCCATCTTTTATCCTGAGGTCAAGGAGGTCACGCAGACATTGATGATTAATACTCCCGAAGTAGTTTTGCATATCAGCGTCTATTATATAGCGCTTGCCTTCCAAACTAACTTGTCGGGTTAACTCTTCCAATGCCTGATGTTGTGATTTACCGGGTCTGAATCCATATGAGCTGTGGTAGAATATATCCTCATACACCGGTCGCAACACCCTAGTTACTGCAGTCTGCAGCACCTTATCTTCTACGGTAGGTAGTCCAAGCGGCCGAAGTTTTCCTTTATCCTTGGGTATATAAACCCGTCGGATGTTTGGCGCCCGGTAGTTGCCGCTTTTAAAGGCTGCTAGTAATTGTGGGATTCTTGTTTCCCGTTGTTTGTGATAGTCTATCCACGTTTCTTCATCGACGCCACTGGCTCCCTTTTTGTTTAGCGTAGCTAAGCTTTCATGAAGCAGCTTTTCATCGATGAACTGATGCAGATTCGTCATGGCTTCAGACCGGTTCTTCCTGGCCCGGTCTGCTATCTGCATTTCAACTGTTAACATCTTTTCCATGTCTCTGGTACATTAAAATGTTTCTAAAATGCAGTTCCGTAAGCAGGCATCCCCCTTCCTTACTAAGTGGCTTTCATGGAACTGATTTCCCACCCTTCTATCAGTACTATGAGGATGCTAAGACTGCCTTCACCCTTCTCCTTTCCTTCGATTTCTCTCGGTCAGGATACCTTCCAGTATCGTCTTTTCTTGTCGTTTTACAGGGTGACAATACTTACCCTGTTAACTTGGATTCCTTAAAGCTCGGTTTATCCCTGTTAACCGATTTTGGTTGGAGGCGGTAGGCTCTCCTGTGTTCCCGTACTACCCTTGTCTACCTGTGATATGTTCTTGGACCCCGACTGAATCTTGCCAACTCGTCGTAACGCTGGTTTGATGTGGTCCTGGCGCCGCAAAAAGCCAAGACTTCAGTGTGGAGTGTCGTTTCGAGGCTCTGATGGCATACCCTTGGCAGTCGCTGTCTACGCTTCGTGCAGTCATTTCTGACCACTACGCAAGACTCGCTTCCGGTGGTTGACTAGACCTTATCGGACAGGATTGGTTACCTGTCGGGTTGTGCTGAAGTGTTTCATTTTGTATATCCCCACTTCACGGGCTTTGCACAGCGCGATCGCGGAGGACACCCTTGCCTTTGGTTAACGCTTCCCACTATCAAGGTGCGTTCGGGACTTACACCCTAAAGTTTGCGCCCGTGCCGGGCGCACTTAAGAATAGCCATCCGCATACCTGTGGATGGCTATTTTTTATAAAGGTTGCTTACTTTCTTACTTTCTTTGGCTTCTTTTTAACGGCCTTTGCTTTCCGTTTTGTACAGGAATTATAAGTTTTAGTCAATTTCCAAATGCCAAAACACTCAAACATAACCGGGTGCGATTTGAGATTGTACACAATACTTATCGCATCATTGCTCAAATTGATTTGTCAAACTCCGCATGGAAGATTTCGGCTACAAACTTACCGACCTGGCCAAAGAATACGGCGATAAGGGCACCCTCAGCAAAGTACTGAATTACAAACAGGCGCTCTCCTTAGCTATGATCCGCAAATTCAGTGAATTGTTACATATTCCCGTTGAAGCCCTAATAAAAAAGTATAAACTCAAAGAGTAACCACTATGGAGCCGGAAAACGACGATCAATATGTAAATACATTATTTCTGATCGAAGACCTGAAAGATGAAATCACCAGGCTCCAGACGGCCAGACAAACTCTCATTACGAAAATAATTATTCCTGGTAACTGCTCTTCATTTAAAACAGGATTTAGAAAATCAAATCGTAAATTACGAGCACACAAAAACAAAATCATTCTGTTAACCATGTCCACTCACCTCCTCGGCCGCAACACATTTGGTGATGTTGCCAATGCCGGAAACCTGATGCCTGTTGAAGAAGCTCATCAATTATTAAACGAATGGGTGCCCAACGATCGGCTGCGCCTGCACATGAAACAGGTGGCTGCCGTAATGAAAGCCTGGGCCACTGAAAAAGAACAGGCCGATGAACTCACTGCGCGAAAATGGGAACTGGCCGGGCTGCTACACGATGCCGATTGGGAAAAATACCCCGACGACCATTGCCGGGTAATTGTTGAAGAACTGGAACGCCGTGATATAGATCCTGAAGTGATCCATTGCATTGCTTCGCATGGCCCCCGGTATTTTGGAGTAGAGCCTAATAATATCATGGATAAAATGATTTATGTATTTGATGAATTATCTGGTTTTATTCACGCATCGGCACTTATACGCCCTACCAAATACGACGGCATGAATGTGAAAAGTGTAATGAAAAAATTAAAAACACCTTCCTTCGCTGCACAGGTAAACCGGGATGATATTACCGATGCCATTGCACGCATAAACACCCCACTGGAAGATATTATTCAGTTTATCATCGATCATCAAAAAGACGTACAATAAGCGGTTGTTCATAATACCAATATTCGCTATTTTGCAAATAGAGATCGTTTAATTGGCACTATGAAAAAATGGCTATTGGTACTGGCTTTTATTATTATTGCGGCAGTTGCAAGCATTTATCTGTTTATACCTGCCCGCCTCGACATCGTTCAATCCACTCCCATTAGCTGTACCATCCCCGGCGCCTATAGAAATATGGCCACCGAAGAAAAATGGAAAAACTGGTGGCCAGGTTCCTCATGGCAAAGCAACAGCTTTCTGTTTCAAAACGGCAGCTATACGATTACAAAAAAACTGCTGAATACGCTTGAGATAACCATTCATTACAACAAATTGGCTATTAATAGTACCCTGCACCTGTTGCCGGCTGGCGGGGACTCCACAACCCTTCAATGGATGTGCAGTTATCCTACGGCGCTTAATCCCATTTCGCGTATTCAACGTTACCGGCAGGCTATTTCCTTAAAAAATAACATGGCTGCAGTGCTCGGTCACTTTAAGTCATTTGCTGAAAAGAAAGAAAACATCTATGGCATTTCCATCCGGGAAACTGTTTTTAGAGACTCATTCCTAATCAGCACAAAAAAATACCAGACCGCCTATCCTTCTGTTGAAAATATCTATTCGTTAATCGATGATTTAAAAAGCTACAGTTCCGCACAACAGGCAAAACCAACCGGTATTCCGATCATGAATATCACAACCTTAAATCCATTCGGATACCAATTACTGGTAGCCCTTCCTATAAACAAAGAGATCCCTGCCAGTGGACGATTTTTCAATACCCGTATTCCCCTGAACCACTTTTGGGTTTCACGGGTACATGGGGGCGATGCCACTGTAAAGGAGGCCTTACATCAATTTCAATTATATGTACAGGATTATCACAGAACGGTGATGGCGCTTCCCTTTCAACAACTTATTACCGACAGAAGTAAAGAAACAGACACCACCCGGTGGGTAACCGATATTTATGTGCCGCTATTTTGAAAACCGTATCACCATAACACTGTCGTTATTGCGTGCCAGTACAAATGCTTCTTTTTGGGCAATGTCAATTTTTTGTATGCGCCGTACCTGTCCTTTTATAGTTAAGCCGTTGGGCTTTGCCACTTCAAACCTGTCATTTCCCTTGTTAATCAACAAAGTGCCCCAATCGGCATCATACCTGCCCATTTCCACATTATTTTCATAATAGTTGCCCCCCAGTAACAGATCGGGCAGACTGTCGTTATTGGCGTTTACGATTGCAGCATCGCGGTAGCTTGTTAACTGCGCCTCCCAGGGCAATTCCTGTGTGGTAAACTGCATGTGACCATCGTTAATCAAAATGGCATTGGAAAAGTAATTGGCCGTTAATACTTCTGCCGTTTTCAATTTATCTGAAGGAAAAAGTTCGCCCAATCGCGCTTTGGCAAAGTCCTCGGCATACAAAAAGTTCTTTTTCAAAACCGGCATTTGTTTTTCCAGTTCTGATTTATTGGCGAAGGGTATTTCTTTTCCCTGTACATAATAGGTTAACACCTGTTCCTTTTTGCCGTTATCATCAAAATCATTGTAGTATATCCGAACGGGTTCTTTATCCGATGCTTTAAGCCGGCTGTTCAAACCCAGATTGCCTGCTACCAGGTCAATATCGCCATCGTTATCGATGTCGCAGGGTAAAACAAAATTCCACCAGCCTTTTTTATCTGTCAGCGCCTTACGCGTAAACTGGCCATTGTTATTTATCCAGGCATCTATACCGCCCCATTCAAATGAACAAATAAGATCATTATCGCCGTCTTTATCCAGATCGAACCAGATAGCACGCGTTACAAATCCTGCACTGCCCAGATCTTTTGCATGTTCCGCGGTAACATCTTTAAACTTACCAGTGCCATCGTTTTGTAACAAATAAGATCGGGGTATTTGCCCATAAGCCCAGGGTATGGCCCTGCCACCAATAAACAGATCAACAAAGCCATCTTTATTAAAATCATAAGGCACCACACAGGAGAAGGTTTCATACAACCCGGTAAACGCATCGGGCAACCGGATAAATTGTCCCTTGCCATCATTCAGGTATACGCGGGGCAACAGGTGTTCATCGTTGCCGTAAAACTCATTGCCACCACTGGCAACTATAAGGTCAGGAAAATGATCGTTATTCACATCTGTTATGCAGGCATCCACATCTTCAAACGTACTATCGGCGTCCAGACCGGGCTGAACAGTACGGTAAAATGTTCCACCGGGTTTTTGCAGGTACACGGCGCTCTTTTCCCATTTGGCGGCGCCAATATATACGTCTTCTAAACCATCGTTGTTCAGATCTGCTATTGCCAATGCCGGGCCTTCGGTAGAAAGCATGTGTGGGATCAGGGGTTCCCGGTCAAACTCGGCAAAATGATTTTCTTTATGCAGATAGTCTAACCGAACACTATCGGTGATGTTTGAACCAGGCTTTGTCGTATTCTTTTTAAAAGTTGTTATTGTCCTGTAATCGAATGCTGGCAGTCCGTTTTGCCAGGTAAATGTCTGGTGAGCATCGTTCGCTGACAGGTTAATTCGAACAAAGGTGTTATCTGGCCAAATAAGGAATGAAGAATCCGGTTTTATTTTGTCAAGACCGATATGCATCGGAATTTCCATAGATGACATAAACCCATGCACGGCCTGCTTTTCATACAGGTACAGCTGATTATTCCCAAACAATACCAGCTTGGCGCCCACTGCATTAATGTTTCCATCCGGACCTTTCAGCTTTATATCAACATAAGCCTTGTCGTGTTTGTCGTTGCTTTTGTTTTCATACACCATCACCGGGTCGTTGATGTTGTTTACCACCACATCCAGGTCGCCATCGTTATCCAAATCGGCATAAACAGCGCCATTTGAATAGGTGGATTTATTATCGCCTATAAGTTGGTCCAGATCGGCAAAGGCCAGGTTACCGGTATTTCTGAAGAATTTGTTGGGGATTTTTATCTGGGGAAATTTATCAGTAAGGGCCAGGTCTTTTTCATGGCTTTTATTGGTCCGTAGTTTGTTTTGAATTTCTTCGTTACCTATATAATTGATGAAATCTATATCGTTCATTCGCTTGGGAATACCGTTTGAGACAAACAGGTCCTTCATTCCATCGTTATCAAAATCCATCCACAAGGCAGCCCAGCTCCAGTCGGTGGCAGCTATGCCGCTATACAAACCCACCTCACTAAAGGTACC
The Niastella koreensis GR20-10 genome window above contains:
- a CDS encoding helix-turn-helix domain-containing protein → MEDFGYKLTDLAKEYGDKGTLSKVLNYKQALSLAMIRKFSELLHIPVEALIKKYKLKE
- a CDS encoding type II toxin-antitoxin system HigB family toxin, whose amino-acid sequence is MAIFYKGCLLSYFLWLLFNGLCFPFCTGIISFSQFPNAKTLKHNRVRFEIVHNTYRIIAQIDLSNSAWKISATNLPTWPKNTAIRAPSAKY
- the ltrA gene encoding group II intron reverse transcriptase/maturase, which gives rise to MEKMLTVEMQIADRARKNRSEAMTNLHQFIDEKLLHESLATLNKKGASGVDEETWIDYHKQRETRIPQLLAAFKSGNYRAPNIRRVYIPKDKGKLRPLGLPTVEDKVLQTAVTRVLRPVYEDIFYHSSYGFRPGKSQHQALEELTRQVSLEGKRYIIDADMQNYFGSINHQCLRDLLDLRIKDGVIRKMIDKWLKAGILDNGQLVYPTEGTPQGGSISPLISNVYLHYVLDEWFYQQIRPLLKGDSFLIRFADDFLLGFTNKEDALRVMHVLPKRLGKYGLMLHPEKTKLIDLTTKKGGPDQEKNTFDFLGFCHHMGFSRKGKCILKRKTSSKKLNASLNRMSEWIRNNRDKIGIQELLTGINQKLRGHYVYYGITFNSRRLNSYYRQTQRLLHKWLNRRGGKRVWIWEKIIKLTEEWLPLERPRIYHNRLLARP
- the ltrA gene encoding group II intron reverse transcriptase/maturase; translation: MKEGKKQGSRREKKKKVDEMLLEEILSRPNMLAAYDRVTGNKGAAGIDGVEAKDFKLQLDGAWVQVKSQLENGSYQPQAVKRVTIPKPNGGERHLGIPTYMDRLIQQAISQVLVKQYEPTFSENSYGFRSEKNAHQAALKAKEYINAGYSHVVDLDLSQFFDRVNHDYLMNELSRRITDKRVLKLIHKILRSEIAEGANRIPCKQGVPQGGPLSPLLSNIILDKLDKELEKRGLRYVRYADDCSIYVKSKRAGDRVMESITRYIEKELKLVVNAVKSSVTRPWLMKLLGFTFYHKKGERGISVHRKSIAVYKDKVRAITCRSKPYSMPMRMERTRQLNQGWGNYFKLSETKSVFEELDMWVRSRLRLCYWQQWKKPRTRIAELIKLGISPNQAYQWGNIRKGKWRSVQSPMLRRAMSNSYLKKEGFTSLTDIVKPSKTVYV
- a CDS encoding HD domain-containing protein; this translates as MSTHLLGRNTFGDVANAGNLMPVEEAHQLLNEWVPNDRLRLHMKQVAAVMKAWATEKEQADELTARKWELAGLLHDADWEKYPDDHCRVIVEELERRDIDPEVIHCIASHGPRYFGVEPNNIMDKMIYVFDELSGFIHASALIRPTKYDGMNVKSVMKKLKTPSFAAQVNRDDITDAIARINTPLEDIIQFIIDHQKDVQ
- a CDS encoding VCBS repeat-containing protein: MISSKQWAGFCLMILSIHILSACNRGNKQPALFEMLDESSTGLHFTNTLIPSDSFNIFHYMYYYNGAGVGAGDFNNDGLVDLFFASNMEQNKLFLNTGKLHFKEVTKESGIPDDHGWSTGVSVVDINNDGLLDLYICRVGNYGPLKSHNQLLICTGIDKDGVPHYVDKAHELGVDFSGFSTQAAFLDYDGDGDLDLYLLNHSVHAISNFRPRKEFMGTYETLSGDRLFRNDGEARFTEVTKESGINSTIIGYGLGIAVSDINLDGYPDIYIGNDFHENDYLYINQHNGTFKEELGKCMMHTSQYSMGVDIADVNNDGYSEIISMDMLPANPYILKRSLGEDTWDLYNEKIKIGYNYQYTRNNLQLNDRNGTFSEVGLYSGIAATDWSWAALWMDFDNDGMKDLFVSNGIPKRMNDIDFINYIGNEEIQNKLRTNKSHEKDLALTDKFPQIKIPNKFFRNTGNLAFADLDQLIGDNKSTYSNGAVYADLDNDGDLDVVVNNINDPVMVYENKSNDKHDKAYVDIKLKGPDGNINAVGAKLVLFGNNQLYLYEKQAVHGFMSSMEIPMHIGLDKIKPDSSFLIWPDNTFVRINLSANDAHQTFTWQNGLPAFDYRTITTFKKNTTKPGSNITDSVRLDYLHKENHFAEFDREPLIPHMLSTEGPALAIADLNNDGLEDVYIGAAKWEKSAVYLQKPGGTFYRTVQPGLDADSTFEDVDACITDVNNDHFPDLIVASGGNEFYGNDEHLLPRVYLNDGKGQFIRLPDAFTGLYETFSCVVPYDFNKDGFVDLFIGGRAIPWAYGQIPRSYLLQNDGTGKFKDVTAEHAKDLGSAGFVTRAIWFDLDKDGDNDLICSFEWGGIDAWINNNGQFTRKALTDKKGWWNFVLPCDIDNDGDIDLVAGNLGLNSRLKASDKEPVRIYYNDFDDNGKKEQVLTYYVQGKEIPFANKSELEKQMPVLKKNFLYAEDFAKARLGELFPSDKLKTAEVLTANYFSNAILINDGHMQFTTQELPWEAQLTSYRDAAIVNANNDSLPDLLLGGNYYENNVEMGRYDADWGTLLINKGNDRFEVAKPNGLTIKGQVRRIQKIDIAQKEAFVLARNNDSVMVIRFSK
- a CDS encoding GyrI-like domain-containing protein, which encodes MKKWLLVLAFIIIAAVASIYLFIPARLDIVQSTPISCTIPGAYRNMATEEKWKNWWPGSSWQSNSFLFQNGSYTITKKLLNTLEITIHYNKLAINSTLHLLPAGGDSTTLQWMCSYPTALNPISRIQRYRQAISLKNNMAAVLGHFKSFAEKKENIYGISIRETVFRDSFLISTKKYQTAYPSVENIYSLIDDLKSYSSAQQAKPTGIPIMNITTLNPFGYQLLVALPINKEIPASGRFFNTRIPLNHFWVSRVHGGDATVKEALHQFQLYVQDYHRTVMALPFQQLITDRSKETDTTRWVTDIYVPLF